The following DNA comes from Picosynechococcus sp. PCC 7003.
ATGACCCGTAGTAGCCTGTCCCTCGACGCCCCTCTATACGATTATCTCCTCCGCATTTCCCTCAAAGAGCATCCCGTTCTCCAAGAATTGCGGGAAATCACCGCCCAACACCCAGCGGCCCGGATGCAGATCGCCCCGGAACAAGGTCAGTTGATGGCCTGGCTCGTGCAACTGATGGGGGCAAAAAAGACTTTAGATATCGGCGTTTTCACAGGCTATAGTGCCCTAGTTGTTGCCCTAGCGCTGCCGGAAGACGGGAAAGTAATTGCTTGCGATCGCGATCCAAGACCCACGGCGATCGCCCAAACCTATTGGGAAAAAGCAGGGGTCGCCGAAAAAATTGAACTCCGCCTTGCCCCGGCCCTCGAAACCCTAGATTCTCTGCTGGCAGATGACCAAGCGGGTACCTTTGATTTTGCCTTTATTGACGCGGATAAAGGGAACTACCTGAATTATTTTGAGCGGTCTCTCAAACTATTACGGGTCGGTGGCGTCATTGCAGTGGATAATGTGTTGTGGTCGGGGCGGGTGGCCGATCCAGCGGATCAAGACAAACGTACAGAAAAAATTCGCGCCTTTAATGAAGCTTTGTATAACGACCCACGTATTTGTTTAACGGTATTGCCCGTGGCCGATGGTCTGACCCTCGCCTGCAAACTCTAAAAACATCTGCCTTAGGATTGGGATATCTCGTCAAAGC
Coding sequences within:
- a CDS encoding class I SAM-dependent methyltransferase, whose amino-acid sequence is MTRSSLSLDAPLYDYLLRISLKEHPVLQELREITAQHPAARMQIAPEQGQLMAWLVQLMGAKKTLDIGVFTGYSALVVALALPEDGKVIACDRDPRPTAIAQTYWEKAGVAEKIELRLAPALETLDSLLADDQAGTFDFAFIDADKGNYLNYFERSLKLLRVGGVIAVDNVLWSGRVADPADQDKRTEKIRAFNEALYNDPRICLTVLPVADGLTLACKL